In Calonectris borealis chromosome 20, bCalBor7.hap1.2, whole genome shotgun sequence, a genomic segment contains:
- the CBX8 gene encoding chromobox protein homolog 8 isoform X1: MELSAVGERVFAAEALLKRRIRKGRMEYLVKWKGWSQKYSTWEPEENILDARLLAAFEESFGFFNTSREREMELYGPKKRGPKPKTFLLKAQAKAKAKTYEFRSDSSRGIRVPYPGRSPQELGSTSRAREGLRNIALAPQGSSSTSTPKGDSIRDRVIRVEEKPGETPKKRGPKPRKELYKDLAETLDASKRKLGDPGDKMGDYLKARKMEEAAAGAAKFGSGHSVIQLARRQDPDLPGALPGPNRAEVGAKLGAAETYPPRLAKHRADFLDPKGQGGLDPGGPKLLHSTVSPGAVGSLYRDGVGGQAGRPSLIARIPVSRILGDPEEESWSPSLNNLEKVVVTDVTSNFLTVTIKESSTDQGFFKEKR, encoded by the exons ATGGAGCTCTCGGCCGTCGGGGAGCGCGTCTTCGCGGCCGAGGCCCTGCTCAAGCGCCGCATCCGCAAA GGGCGCATGGAATATCTCGTAAAATGGAAGGGCTGGTCTCAGAA ATACAGCACTTGGGAACCCGAGGAAAACATCCTGGATGCCCGGCTGCTCGCAGCCTTTGAGGAAAG ctttggtttttttaacaccTCTAGGGAGCGAGAAATGGAGCTATACGGGCCCAAAAAGCGAGgccccaaacccaaaaccttcCTGCTAAAG GCCCAggcaaaagcaaaagccaaaaccTACGAATTCCGCAGTGACTCTTCCAGGGGGATCCGGGTGCCGTATCCCGGCAGGTCCCCCCAGGAGCTGGGCTCCACGTCCCGGGCTAGGGAAGGACTGAGAAACATAGCCCTGGCTCCCCAGGGCAgctccagcaccagcacccccaagggAGACAGCATCCGGGACCGGGTGATCCGCGTGGAGGAGAAGCCCGGGGAGACCCCCAAAAAGAGAGGCCCGAAGCCAAGGAAGGAGCTTTACAAGGACCTGGCGGAGACTCTGGATGCCTCCAAGAGGAAACTGGGGGACCCGGGGGACAAGATGGGGGACTACCTGAAGGCCAGGAAgatggaggaggcggcggcgggggcggccaaGTTCGGCTCGGGACACAGCGTCATCCAGCTGGCCAGGCGGCAGGACCCCGACCTCCCcggcgccctgcccggcccgAACCGAGCCGAGGTGGGTGCCAAGCTGGGAGCGGCCGAGACCTACCCGCCCCGGCTGGCCAAGCACCGGGCAGACTTTCTGGACCCcaaggggcagggggggctggaCCCCGGCGGGCCCAAGCTCCTGCACAGCACGGTGAGCCCGGGCGCTGTGGGCAGCCTGTACCGCGATGGTGTGGGGGGCCAGGCGGGGCGGCCCTCCCTCATCGCCAGGATCCCCGTCTCCAGGATCCTGGGGGACCCCGAGGAGGAGTCCTGGAGCCCCTCTCTCAACAACCTGGAGAAGGTGGTGGTAACTGATGTGACCTCTAACTTTTTGACCGTCACCATCAAGGAGAGCAGCACGGACCAAGGATTCTTTAAAGAGAAGCGATGA
- the CBX8 gene encoding chromobox protein homolog 8 isoform X2, translated as MELSAVGERVFAAEALLKRRIRKGRMEYLVKWKGWSQKYSTWEPEENILDARLLAAFEEREREMELYGPKKRGPKPKTFLLKAQAKAKAKTYEFRSDSSRGIRVPYPGRSPQELGSTSRAREGLRNIALAPQGSSSTSTPKGDSIRDRVIRVEEKPGETPKKRGPKPRKELYKDLAETLDASKRKLGDPGDKMGDYLKARKMEEAAAGAAKFGSGHSVIQLARRQDPDLPGALPGPNRAEVGAKLGAAETYPPRLAKHRADFLDPKGQGGLDPGGPKLLHSTVSPGAVGSLYRDGVGGQAGRPSLIARIPVSRILGDPEEESWSPSLNNLEKVVVTDVTSNFLTVTIKESSTDQGFFKEKR; from the exons ATGGAGCTCTCGGCCGTCGGGGAGCGCGTCTTCGCGGCCGAGGCCCTGCTCAAGCGCCGCATCCGCAAA GGGCGCATGGAATATCTCGTAAAATGGAAGGGCTGGTCTCAGAA ATACAGCACTTGGGAACCCGAGGAAAACATCCTGGATGCCCGGCTGCTCGCAGCCTTTGAGGAAAG GGAGCGAGAAATGGAGCTATACGGGCCCAAAAAGCGAGgccccaaacccaaaaccttcCTGCTAAAG GCCCAggcaaaagcaaaagccaaaaccTACGAATTCCGCAGTGACTCTTCCAGGGGGATCCGGGTGCCGTATCCCGGCAGGTCCCCCCAGGAGCTGGGCTCCACGTCCCGGGCTAGGGAAGGACTGAGAAACATAGCCCTGGCTCCCCAGGGCAgctccagcaccagcacccccaagggAGACAGCATCCGGGACCGGGTGATCCGCGTGGAGGAGAAGCCCGGGGAGACCCCCAAAAAGAGAGGCCCGAAGCCAAGGAAGGAGCTTTACAAGGACCTGGCGGAGACTCTGGATGCCTCCAAGAGGAAACTGGGGGACCCGGGGGACAAGATGGGGGACTACCTGAAGGCCAGGAAgatggaggaggcggcggcgggggcggccaaGTTCGGCTCGGGACACAGCGTCATCCAGCTGGCCAGGCGGCAGGACCCCGACCTCCCcggcgccctgcccggcccgAACCGAGCCGAGGTGGGTGCCAAGCTGGGAGCGGCCGAGACCTACCCGCCCCGGCTGGCCAAGCACCGGGCAGACTTTCTGGACCCcaaggggcagggggggctggaCCCCGGCGGGCCCAAGCTCCTGCACAGCACGGTGAGCCCGGGCGCTGTGGGCAGCCTGTACCGCGATGGTGTGGGGGGCCAGGCGGGGCGGCCCTCCCTCATCGCCAGGATCCCCGTCTCCAGGATCCTGGGGGACCCCGAGGAGGAGTCCTGGAGCCCCTCTCTCAACAACCTGGAGAAGGTGGTGGTAACTGATGTGACCTCTAACTTTTTGACCGTCACCATCAAGGAGAGCAGCACGGACCAAGGATTCTTTAAAGAGAAGCGATGA